GGTTACCGATGGGCGCATGTCCGGCGCTTCGGGCAAGATCCCGGCAGCCATTCATGTCTGCCCGGAGGCTTTCGATGGCGGGCCGCTGGCGCGGGTGCGTGACGGCGATCTGATACGCCTCGATGGTACGACGGGAGCATTGCTGCTGCAGATCGACGAGGCGGAATTCGCCGCGCGCGAGCCGGCCGGGCGACCTGCACCAGCCAGTGGCTGCGGGCGCGAGTTGTTCGCCTTCATGCGCCACAACTTCAGCACGGCGGAGCAGGGCGCCAGTGCCTTTACCGAGAGCCTCGAGTCGCTGGTCTGAGGCAGGCGCCTGTTGCCCGGATTGCATCCGGGCTACTTGCCAGGCGCCGGCAAGGCCTGCAAAGCCGCTCTTCGTAGGAGCCCCGCTTCGGGGCGAAGCTTTATCCAAGCGTGCCCCGCCCTGATTTGCGGCGGGGCGCCGCTCCTACAGACCTGCGTCCTGCTTCAGATCCCCTGCGGAATCTCTTCGTCGCCCAGTGCGCTGAACAGCTCCGGCAGAAATTCCACCAGGGTCATCATCATCAGGATGAAGCTGGCGTCCTGCTGGGCCAGGGCGTCGTCACCGCCGTCCTGTTCGGCCTGCTCCTGCAGCACATCCTCGAAGCGCAGGCGCTTGATGGTCAGCTTGTCATCGAGCACGAACGACAGCTTGTCCTGCCAGGCCAGCGACAGTTGAGTAACCTGTTTGCCGGTGGACAGGTGCAGCTGGATTTCCTCGCTGGTCAGATCCTGGCGCTTGCAGCGCACCACGCCGCCGTCCTCGTGGGTGTCGCGCAGTTCGCATTCGTCGAGGACGAAGAAACCTTCGGCAGCGCTCTGGTTCTTCAGCCAGTCGGTGAGAGTGGCGGTCGGCGCGATTTTCACCGACAGCGGGCGCACCGGTAGCGAGCCGATGGCTTCACGCAGGGTGGAGAGAAGATCCTCGGCTTTTTTGGCGCTGGCGCTGTCGACCAGGATAAGGCCCTGTTTCGGTGCGATGGCGGCGAAGGTGCCGGATTTGCGGATAAAGGCGCGCGGCAGGAAGGCCTGGACGATCTCATCCTTGATCTGGTCGCGTTCCTTCTTGTACACCTTGCGCATCTGCGTGTTTTCGATTTCGTCGACCTTCTCCTTCAGCGCATCACGCACCACCGAGCCCGGCAGAATGCGTTCTTCCTTGCGTGCGCCAATCAGCAGGAAGTCGCCGCTGACATGCACCAGTGGCGCATCGGCGCCCTTGCCGAAGGGGGCGGTGAAACCGTAGGTGGTCAGTTCCTGGCTGGCGCAGGGACGGGCCGGTTTGCTGGCCAGTGCGGTCTCCAGCGCTTCGGCGTCGAAAGGGATGTCCTGGGTGAGGCGGTAGACCAGCAGGTTACGAAACCACATGAGCGGGTGATTCTCCATTGATGATGAGGTCGCGGGTTGGCGCCATCCTTGAACTCTCCCGTTGGGGAAAGCTGGCGCGCAGCGACGGATGAAGGTGGCGGGCCAATAACGCTGACCGCCGGCACAGAACACGCATTATTCTCCGCTGGCGTGTTCAGGCCAACCCTGACAACGAGTCTGTGAGGAAATTCGCCGGTCGCAGCTAAGTTCTTGCTGCGGCGGTAAATTTTTTTGTGAAGAGGGCTTGCCAAGGCCTGCATCGCTCTCTAGAATGCGCCCCACTTCGAGAGTGAAGGGTGATTAGCTCAGCCGGGAGAGCATCTGCCTTACAAGCAGAGGGTCGGCGGTTCGATCCCGTCATCACCCACCAATCTCGCAGTTACGCGCAGCGGTAGTTCAGTCGGTTAGAATACCGGCCTGTCACGCCGGGGGTCGCGGGTTCGAGTCCCGTCCGCTGCGCCATTCTTATCCTCGCTGCATCCCCTCCTGTGACAACGCCTCAGCATCCGCTGAAATATTCGAAAAAATTCTTTGTTTGCTTGAACTTATGCGCATTGCTCGGCTCCTATGCCGTAGCCAGTTATCGCGGCGTACTGCTAAGCTCGCGCTTTCACACGACGGCCTTCGGGCGCATCTACAAGGAACAAGCATGAAACAGCATCGTTTGGCGGCAGCGGTTGCCCTGGTGGGCCTGGTGCTTGCCGGTTGCGACTCGCAAACCAGCGAAGTCGAACTCAAGAGCCCGGCGCAGAAAGCCTCCTACGGTATTGGCCTGAACATGGGGCGTAGCCTGTCTGAAGAGGGCATGGACGATCTGGACTCCAAGGCCGTCGCTCAGGGCATCGAAGATGCACTGGCGAAGACGGAGCCGCGCATCAAGGATGAAGAGATGGTCGAGGCTTTCTCCTTCCTGCAGAACCGTGCCGAAGAGCGCATGACGGCGCTGAACAAGGAAGCGGCCGAAGCCGGCAAGAAATTCCTCGAAGAGAACGGGAAGCGTGAAGGCGTCGTTACCACCGACTCCGGCCTGCAATACGAAGTGATCAAGAAGGCCGATGGCCCTCAGCCCACGGAAAGCGACGTGGTAACCGTGCACTACGAAGGCAAGCTGACCGACGGTAGTGTGTTCGACAGCTCCGTCGCTCGCGGCAGCCCCATCGATCTGCCGGTTGGTGGTGTGATCCCGGGTTGGGTCGAGGGTCTGCAACTGATGCACGTTGGCGAGAAGTATAAACTGTACATCCCCAGTGAACTGGCTTACGGCGAGCAGAGCCCGTCCCCGGCCATTCCGGCCAACTCGGTGCTGGTGTTCGACCTGGAGCTGATCAGTATCAAGGATCAGGCCGCCGAGCCGTCCGAACAGTAACACACGCTGCCCGCTGACAACGCCCCGTCTTGACGGGGCGTTGTCGTTTCTGGGGGCGCTCAGCCGCTACGAGGCGCCCTGAGTGTTACGCTTATGCACATCATGCAAAGGGTTCCTAACAAGCCCGTGCAAAACTTGCAAGTCTCTTGTTCGCAATATGCAAATTGTTGATTTTATTGAATTTTATATGTTGTATAAAAAATATCCGATCTAACCCAAGGCCCCATGCCACGGGGCTTTGGTAGGCTTGTCGAAAGTCTTTGCACAGAGTTATCCACAGGTTCTGTGGGTAAGCGAGGCAAGCCCAGAAAACGCCTGGCTTGCCGAGGAGAGCGAATGAAAACACCCTGGAAATTGTTCCGCTACCTGCCGCAGGCTGCTCGTTTTCTGCGTGAAGGTCGGCTGCCGGAGCTGTTGCATGCGCTGCGTGACAAGCGTACCCCTCAAGGACAGCGCTTCGCTGTATTCAGGGATGACCTGCAACTGCTTCGCGCCCTTAGCCTGGCCTGGTTCAAGGGCGAGTACCGGCAGATCAGCCGGCAGGCGTTACTGACCATCGTGGCGGCGTTGCTCTATGTCATCGCGCCGCTCGACGCCATTCCCGACTGGCTGGTTGGCCTTGGCTTCATCGACGATCTGGCTGTGCTGGCCTGGGTCATGCGCACCTGGCATGGCGAGCTGGAGGCCTTCAGGGCCTGGCGCGAGGCACAGAGCCCCGAGCGCCTGGCGCTGATCGAGCAGTTGCCTGTGGCGCAAAGGGTGGAGGCGCAACGCAACTGATGCCAGCGCCTCTGCGAATCGCCTCTCAAGCAGGCAGGATGGCGCACGCAGCACCAGCCTGGCGCTGATATCTTGGTCGCAGGTTTGCGCCTCAGTCGTCAGGTGCCTGTTAAGATGGCCGTTTGCAAGGAGGGGGTCGAGGTCGTCGGCCCTGCTTTCCAACGGAGAGATTCATGACTGTGCAAATCATTGCCCGTGATGGCGAGCCAGAGTACGCGGTGTTGCCCTGGGCCGATTATCAGGCTCTGTTGCGCGATGCCGGGCGCGAACCGGTGGTCGCGCAAGCCAGCGCTGCTGAGCCAGTGGCAGAGCAGCAGCGGCCCGGACTCGATCAGTTGCGCAGGCTGCGTGAGGCCAAGGGCCTGACGGCAGAGAGCCTGGCGCGCAGCGTCGGCATCAGCCCGCATTACCTCGCGATGATCGAGAGCGGCGAACGCCAGCCCGATGCCGCGATCATGCGTTCGCTGGCGTGGCAACTGGGGTTGGAGGGCTGGTCTTGAGCGTGCGTATCAGCCGCCAGCATTGGCAGGCCTTATTGACCGAGCTGGACGACGCGCGCCGTCAGCGCCACCTGCTCACCTACCGGGCGTTGATCGAGCGGCTCGACCTGCCAACACCAGCCATGCAAATCCTCACCGCTGCTCTGGAGCATTTGGCTGCGCTGGATGCGCGTGCCGAGCGTCCGCTGCGCAGCGCACTGGTCATCAGCCAGGGCGCCAGTCGCCTGCCGCGTACGGGATTCTTCGACTGCGTGACCCATCTCGGGCGCTTTAGCGGGGCCTGCGATGGTGTGGCAGCGGCATCATGGCATGCCTCGGAGGTCGCTCGCGTGTTCGAGTTCGACTATCCCGTCGATGTCTAGATGGCTCTGGCCGTTGCGCGCACGCCTTGGCTACTGGCTGGCACGGCGTCTTTTCCACTGGCCTGCGGCATTGCGTCAGCCGCGTCTGTGGCAGTGGATGCAGGGTCAGTACGGACGTATGGCCAACCTGGGGGATGTGCCGGCGCAGAGTTTCTATGGCCATATTCTGCTGTTTCGCGGCCAGGGGCTTGGCGCGCGTGAGGAAGGGCTGAGGCTGTTGCGCCTGGCCGCCAACGGCGGCGATGGCAAGGCTGCCTATCAGTTGGGCGTGCAGGCGCTGCAGGCTGATACCCGCCAGGCGGCGGATGCCATGCATGCCGTGCGCTGGTGGGAGATGGCGCTGGCGGCTGGCCATCCGCTGGCCGCTCGTCGCCTCAGCCAGCTATATCGTGAGGGCGCGCCCGGTCTGGAGGCTGATGCGCAGGCTGCCGAACGCTATGCCGGCATGGCCGATTCAGGCCGCTGAGCCTGCGAGGATATGCAGGCTGTAACCGGGCACGGCCTTGGCCTGACGCTTGGCTTCGGAAGCCATTTCGGCCAGGCGTGAGGCATCGAGCTGCGCGCAATCTTCAGCGTTCACATGCACCACGCCGATCGACAGTGACAGCAGCGCATATTCCTGACGTTGCCCGTTGCGGTTGTGGGCAATGAAACAGCCGGCTTGCAGGTGCTCATCGCGATAGAAGCGCCGACACTGATTCTGGAAATCCTCGAACAGCCTGCCAAGCTTGTCACGCCAGTCGTTCGAGCCTAGTACCAGCATGAAATCGTCACCGCCGATATGCCCGACGAAGTCGCGCGCCGGGTCGATCCGCTCGTTCAGGCATTGCGCCAGGCACAGCAGTACCTCGTCGCCCTTGGCGTAGCCGTAGAGATCGTTGAAGGGCTTGAAGCTGTCGATGTCGACGTAACACACTGCCGCTTCACGTTGCTGCTGCAGCAAGCGGCTCAGGCACTGCTGAATCGGTACGTTACCTGGCAGCAGAGTCAGTGGGTTGGCGTGGCGTGCCTGCTGCAGCTTCTGCTCGGTGATCAGCTTGAGTACGTCGATCACCCGGCCCAGGCCCAGGTAGCGGCCGTGCTGGATGATGATGAAGTCTTCCTCGATACGTTGGCGTGCACGGCTGGTAAGCAGGCGGCTGACCTTTTGCAGTGACTGCGTCAGCTCTACGGCGAGAAAGTCCTGGCTCATCAGGCGGCTGATCGGCTTGCGCGCGAACAGGTCAGTGGCGAAGGGTTTGAGCAGCGCCTCGGACAGCGAGTGGCGATGAACGATACCGACCGGCTGGTGCTGGTTGTCCAGTACGGCCAGTGAATTGAGATTGGCCTGGGCGCGAAAGACTTCCAGCACCTCGGCGATGGCCGTGTGCTGGTCGACGGCGATCTGTTCGTTGAGCAGAGGGCTCAGGTCATGGCTGTCTTCGTTGAGGGTGGTCTGGTTACCTGGTATCCGAGGCAGCAACTGACGGGCGTCGCGCGGCGGCTTTTCCTGCGGCCGACTGAGCAGGTAGCCCTGCACCAGATCGACGCCCATCTCCGCCAGCACCGCCAGCTCTTCGGGCAGCTCGATGCCTTCGGCGATTACCTGGGCGCGCGAGGCTTCGGCCATTTTCAGGATGGAGCCGACGAACTCGCGTTTGACCGCATCCTGGTGGATGCCGTCGATGAAATGACGATCGATCTTCACGTAGTCCGGGCGCAGTTCCGACCACAGGCGCAGGCTGGAGTAGCCGGCACCCAGATCATCCAGGGCGATGGAGAAGCCCATGGCGCGATAGTGATGCAGCGCGTTGTCGAGCAGGGCGAAGTCTTCGGTGGGCGATTGTTCGGTGAGCTCGATCACCACCTGGCTGGGCGGAATGCCGAAGGTTTGCAGCAGCTTCAGGGTGCGTCCGGGCTGGTGGCTGGGGTCGAGCAGTGACTCCGGCGAGACGTTGAGAAACAGCTTGCCCTCCAGGCCCAGATCACTGAAGCCTCTGCAGGCGCTCTTGCGGCAGGCCATTTCCAGTTCGCTGAGGCGGCCGACATGACGCGCCACGGCGAACAGCGTCAACGGCGAGTGCAGCGGGCTGTTGGACGGGCCGCGAGTCAGTGCCTCGTAGCCGAGAATGCGCTGTTCGGACAGCGAGACGATAGGCTGGAACAGGCTGCTGAGGTCGCCGTGAGCGAGGATGTTGCCCAGTGCGCTCAACTGCTCGGTGACGGTCATGGTGGTCTCGATCTGGCGGAAACGAAAGGGCCGGTGCTTGACCGGCCCTTGCATTTCACGACAGTTCGATGACGTTTTGATGACGTTGGTTGAAGCGTCTCAATGCAGCGCCAACGAGGGGTTCAGGCCCAGGTAGTCGAGCAGGATGCGTCCGCTCTCTGCCAGGTAGGCGTCGTCTTCCGGCGTGCTCTTGTCATCGGCAAGGGGCAGCGCGTCTTCGTCTTCCTTTTCCAGTTCCTTGAGCGGCTCTTCGCCCTTGGCCTGGCGGCGGTTGTTCTCCAGCGCCAGTTGCTTGGCCTCGACTTCGGCCTGACGTGCCCGGCGGGTCTGCTCGTTGAGGCTGACGGTGGTTTCGGCCATCAGCTTCTTGGCCAGGGTCAGGCGATCACGGGTGAAGACGAAGTCCGGATCCTGGGCGGTGCGCTGCTCATGGCGGGCCTTGAGCTCGCTCAGGAACGGCTTGATCGGGTCCAGCTCGGGTTTGATCGCCGGGCGGATGCTGTCCCAGGGCAGAGCAGCGGGCAGTGCGCTTTCGCCGATGTCCTTGGTGTCCATCACGTCCGGGTAGGTGATATCCGGGATCACGCCTTGATGCTGAGTGCTCTGGCCGGAGACGCGATAGAACTTGGCCAGGGTCAGTTTCAGCTCGCCATGGTTGAGCGGCTGGATGGTTTGCACCGTGCCCTTGCCGAAGGTCTGGCCGCCGAGAATCAGCGCGCGGTGATAATCCTGCATGGCGCCGGCGAAAATTTCCGAGGCCGAGGCGGACAGGCGGTTGACCAGCACGGCCAGTGGGCCGCTGTAGTAAACGCTCTTGTTCTCGTCGGCGAGCACGTCGACACGGCCGTCGGCATTGCGTACCAGCACGGTGGGGCCTTGTTCGATGAACAGGCTGGTCAGTTCGGTGGCTTCCTGCAGCGAGCCACCACCGTTGTTGCGCAGATCGATGACCACGCCGTCGACCTTCTCGGCCTGCAACTCGTCGAGCAGGCGTTTGACGTCACGGGTGGTGCTCTTGTAGTTCGGGTCGCCCGCGCGGAAGGCCTTGAAATCGAGGTAGAAGGCCGGCAGCTCGATGACGCCGAGCTTGTAATCACGGCCTTCGTGCTTGAGTTGCAGTACCTTCTTCTTGGCGGCTTGCTCTTCCAGTTTCACCGCTTCACGGGTGATGGTGACCACCTTGCTGGTCTGGTCGCTGGGCGGATTGCTGGCCGGAATCACTTCCAGACGCACGGTGGAGCCTTTCGGGCCACGGATCAGCTTGACCACTTCGTCCAGGCGCCAGCCGATCACATCGACCATCTCGTCATTGCCCTGAGCCACACCGACGATCTTGTCGGCCGGTGCGATCTGCTTGCTCTTTTCGGCCGGGCCGGCAGGCACCAGACGCACCACCTTGACATGCTCGTTGTCGCTTTGCAGGACGGCACCGATGCCTTCGAGCGACAGGCTCATGTTGATGTCGAAGTTTTCCGCATTGTCCGGTGACAGATAGGTGGTGTGCGGATCGTAGGTGGTGGCGAAGGCGTTGATGTAGGCCTGGAACACATCCTCGCCACGGGTCTGCTTGAGGCGCGCCAACTGGTTCTTGTAGCGCTTGGTGAGCAGTTCCTGGATGTCCTTGGTTTCCTTGCCGGCAATCTTCAGGCGCAGCACTTCGTCCTTGACGCGTTTGCGCCAAAGGTCGTCCAGCTCGGCACGATCCTTGGCCCAGGGCGCTTTCTCGCGGTCGATCTGCAGCTCTTCATCGATGCTGAAATCGATCTTGTCGACGCCCTTGTCCAGCTCGGCCAGCGCATAGTTCAGGCGCTCTTCCATGCGGCTCAGGTGGCGGCGGTAGATGGTGAAGCCGGGTTCGAGGTCGCCGCTTTTCAGCAGGTCATCGAAGCGGGTGCGCCACTGGTTGAATTCGGCAATGTCAGCCGCAGTGAAATAGCTGCGCGATGGATCGAGCAACTTCAGGTAGTTGTCATAGATCTGAATCGAGCGCTCATCATTGAGCGGCGGCTTGTTGTAGTGATGGCGGCGCAGCAGCTCCACTACGTTGAGGCTGGCAATCACCTGCTCGCGATCCGGCTGCAGATAGTCCCAGCTGGTCGCTGTGGTGGTCTTGGCCGCCAGCGGCAGGGCACTGAGGCCGAGTACGAGGGCGAGGGCGGTGCTTGCTAGAGAGCGCTTCATGCTGATTCGACGTAGTGGCAGGTGATAACGCATATTAGGCCGTATTTGAGGGCGCCAGGTTCCGTTGGCGCTAGGCGAAAGCCCGGCGGTCAGCGCCGGGCTCGGTTCACTTGCACTATGGAGGCAGCATGAAGGCATTGCAAGGCGTCGGAGGTCATGCGCAGTGGCTGGAGCAACCGGCACAGGTCTGTGACGCGGGGCAGATTCGGGTGAAGGTCGCGGCTGCCGGACTCAATCGGGCTGACCTGTTGCAGCGCGCCGGGCTCTATCCGCCACCGCCTGGTGCCAGCCAGGCACTGGGCCTGGAATGTTCCGGGGTGGTGGTCGAAGTGGGCGCCGGCAGTGCCTGGCAGGTGGGTGATCGTGTGTGCTGCCTGCTGGCGGGGGGCGGCATGGCCGAGGAGGTGGTGCTCGATGCGCGCCACGCGATGCCGGTGCCCGAGGGGCTGAGCCTGGTCGAGGCGGCGGTGGTGCCGGAGGTCTATGCGACAGCCTGGCTCAACCTGTTTCAGCTTGGCGCCCTGCGCCCCGGCGAGAAGGTGCTGCTGCATGCCGGCGCCAGTGGTGTCGGTTCGGCGGCCATCCAGCTGTGCAAGGCGTTCGGCAGCCCGTGCTGGGTCAGTGTCGGCTCCGCCGAGCGCCTGGCTTACTGCGAGACACTGGGCGCGCAGGGCGGTGTTCTGCGTGGCGAAGACTTGCAGGCGCTGCGTGACTTCGCGCCGTTCGATGTGATTCTCGATCCGGTCGGCGGGCAGTATGCGGCGCTCAATCTGGCCTTGTTGGCGCTGGACGGACGCTGGATCAACATTGGCCTGATGGGCGGGCGCGAGGCCTCGCTGGACCTGGCACAGGTGCTGGGCAAGCGCATTCAGCTGACCGGTTCGACCTTGCGCAATCGCGACGATCAGTTCAAGGCTGACCTCTTGCGCGATCTGCAGCAACAGGTCTGGCCGTTGTTCGCCGAAGGGCGTCTGAAGCCGCAACTTGAGCGCAGTTTTGCCATCGAAGACAGTGAAACGGCGTTCCAGACACTCGCCGGTAACCAGGTCGCGGGTAAACTGGCGCTGCTGATTGACCCCAGCCTGGCCTGAGCCAGTGCTGCAGCCCGCGCCTGACGTGGGCTGTGCTATCGATTGGTGCATTCAATCGATATCATGGCTGTAATCAATAAGCTTTTTTTCGTTAGGTGGCTAATATAGCGACCGCAAAGTCCTAACCCTCACAGCAACTTCACTAGGAGTCAGAGATGTCCCTCATCAACACTCAGGTTCAGCCGTTCAAGGTCAACGCTTTCCACGCTGGCGAGTTCATCGAAGTCACCGAGCAGTCCCTGAAGGGCAAGTGGTCCGTACTGATCTTCATGCCGGCTGCCTTCACCTTCAACTGCCCGACCGAAATCGAAGACGCTGCCAACAACTACGCCGAGTTCCAGAAGGCTGGTGCCGAGGTCTACATCGTGACCACCGACACCCACTTCTCGCACAAGGTATGGCACGAAACTTCGCCGGCCGTTGGCAAGGCTCAGTTCCCGCTGATCGGTGACCCGACTCACCAGCTGACCAACGCGTTCGGCGTGCACATTCCGGAAGAAGGCCTGGCGCTGCGCGGCACCTTCATCATCAACCCGGAAGGCCAGATCAAGACCCTGGAAATCCACTCCAACGAAATCGCTCGTGACGTGTCCGAGACCCTGCGCAAGCTGAAGGCTGCTCAGTACACCGCCGCTAACCCGGGTCAGGTTTGCCCGGCCAAGTGGAAAGAAGGCGAAGCCACTCTGGCGCCGTCGCTGGATCTGGTTGGCAAAATCTAAATCTGCCAACTTCCTTTCCGGCCTGTCTCAGGTCGGAAAGGACCCTTTTGCGCTGTTTGGGCCATTAACCGGCCCTTGTGGTGCCCGATGCCCGGGCGCGATCCGTTCGGTCATTTTATTGCCCGAATTTTCGTATTTGAGGAATTTCCGCCATGTTGGACGCCAATCTGAAAGCCCAGTTGAAGGCCTATCTGGAGAAGGTCACCCTGCCGTTCGAGATCGTCGCGTCCCTCGATGACAGCGCGAAATCTCAGGAGTTGCAGGGCCTGCTGCAAGACATCGTCGGCCTGACCGACAAGATTACCCTGAAGACCGACGGCAACGATGCCCGCCGTCCGTCCTTCGCCCTGAATCGTCCGGGCGAAGACACCGGTGTTGCCTTTGCCGGTATCCCCATGGGCCACGAGTTCACCTCGCTGGTGCTGGCCCTGCTGCAGGTCGGTGGCCATCCGTCGAAGCTCGATGCCGACACCATCGCGCAGATCAAGAGCATCGAAGGCAAGTTCGAGTTCGAGACCTACTTCTCGCTGTCCTGCCAGAACTGCCCGGACGTGGTCCAGGCGCTGAACCTGATGGCCGTGCTCAACCCCAATATCCGCAACGTCTCCATCGACGGTGCGCTGTTCCAGGAAGAGGTCGAGCGCCGCCAGATCATGGCTGTGCCGAGCATCTACCTGAACGGTGAGGTCTTCGCTTCCGGTCGCATGGAAGTGAAGGAAATCCTCGCCAAGATCGACACCGGCGCGGCCAGCCGCGATGCCGATAAGATGAGCGCCAAGGACGCCTTCGACGTGCTGGTAGTCGGTGGTGGCCCGGCCGGTGCTGCGGCCGCGATCTATGCCGCACGCAAGGGCATTCGTACCGGCCTCGCCGCCGAGCGCTTCGGTGGTCAGGTGCTGGACACCATGGCCATCGAGAACTTTATCTCGGTGAAGGAAACCGAAGGCCCGAAACTGGTGCGCGCCCTGGAAGAACACGTCAAGGAATACGAAGTTGACGTGATGAACCTGCAGCGTGCTTCGGCCCTGGTGCCGGCCAGCAGCGAAGGTGGCCTGCATGAGGTGAAGTTCGACAACGGCGCGTCGCTCAAGGCCAAGACCGTGATTCTCTCCACCGGCGCGCGCTGGCGCGAGATGGGTGTACCTGGCGAGCAGGAATACAAGGCCAAGGGCGTGTGCTTCTGCCCGCACTGCGACGGCCCGCTGTTCAAGGGCAAGCGCGTGGCGGTGATCGGCGGTGGTAACTCCGGCGTTGAAGCCGCGATTGACCTGGCCGGTATCGTCAGCCATGTGACTCTGCTGGAGTTCGCCGACACCCTGCGTGCCGACGCCGTGCTGCAGAAGAAGCTGGCCAGCCTGGCCAACGTCACCGTGATCAAGAGCGCGCAGACTACTGAGGTCAAGGGCGACGGTCAGAAGGTCACCGGTCTGGTGTACAAGGATCGCACCACCGAAGAACTGCACACCGTCGAGCTGGAAGGCATCTTCGTGCAGATCGGCCTGCTGCCCAACAGCGACTGGCTCAAGGGTACGCTCGAACTCAACCGCTTCGGCGAGATCATCGTCGACAGCAAGGGCGCAACCAACATTCCTGGCGTCTTTGCAGCGGGCGACGTGACCACTGTGCCGTACAAGCAGATCGTCATCGCCATTGGCGAGGGCTCGAAGGCTTCGCTGAGTGCCTTCGATCACCTGATCCGTCATAGCTGATCGGCTGCGCTAGAAACGAAAGGCCACCCCTCAGGGTGGCCTTTTTTGTGGGTGCGCCAGGCATGGCGCGTAGCGCCGTGACTGGCGCTGTTCGGTTCACTGTGGTGGTGAACCGGACGACTTGGAGGTGAAAGTCCTCTGCACGCCCGGCAAGGGGAAGTGCTAGCGGAAGGCAAGGGTGTCGCGAACGGGTGAAAAGCCTGCTACGTGCTAGGCGGGGTAGTCAGCTGACCTGGCTGATCGAGCGGCTCAACCCGGTTCTGCGTGGCTGGAGCAGCTACTTCAAGCTGAGCCAGAGCAAGCGGCCTGTGGAAGAGCTGGATGGCTGGGTGCGGCGGTTGCTGCGCAATGTGCTGTGGCGGCACTGGAAACGACCGGTTACCCGGGCACGCAATCTGATGCGGCTGGGCTTACCGGAGGAGCGGGCCTGGAAGTCGGCCACCAACGGGCGCGGCCCCTGGTGGAACGCCGGCGCCTTGCACCTGCGGCAGGCGCTGCCGAAGAAACGCTGGTATGCGCTTGGACTGGTGTCAATACTGGATACGATCACTCGGCTTAGCCGTATGGCCTGAACCGCCGTATACGGAACCGTACGTACGGTGGTGTGAGAGGACGGCAGGGGCGACCCCGCCTCCTACTCGATCCGCTGCTCATCCATCTACGGTGAGCGGCTTGCGTAGGGTGCGCCGCGCGCACCAATACTTAGATACCGCGGCATAGGTGCGCACGGCGCACCCTACAGGAGGGCCCCTCAGCGCTTCAGGCCACCCAGGGTCAGCGGCATCTGGCGGTTCACATCCTTGTACAGCAGGTAGCGGAAGCGGCTCGGGCCGCCGGCGTAGCAGGCCTGCGGGCAGAAGGCGCGCAGCCACATGAAGTCGCCGGCTTCGACTTCGACCCAGTCCTGGTTCAGGCGGTACACCGCCTTGCCTTCGAGCACGTACAGGCCGTGTTCCATGACGTGGGTTTCGGCGAAGGGGATTACGCCGCCCGGTTCGAAGTTGACGATGTTGACTTGCATGTCATGGCGCATGTCGCTGATCTCGACGAAGCGCGTGGTGCTCCAGCGGCCTTCGGTGCCGGGCATGACGATGGGCTCGATGTCCTGCTCGTGGGTGACGAAGGCTTCCGGATACGGCACGCCTTCGACCGGTTGGTAGGCCTTGCGCAGCCAGTGGAAGCGCACGGCTTCGCTGCCGTTGTTGCGCAGCGACCAATCGCTTTCTGGCGGAATGAAAGCGTAGCTGCCCGGGCGCAGGGCGTGCTGGGCGCCGTTGAGGGTCAGGTCGCAGGTACCTTCGACGACGAAGATCACGCCTTCGGCGGTCGGGTCCAGCTCAGGCTTGTCGCTGCCGCCGTTCGGGCCGACTTCGACGATGTATTGCGAGAAGGTTTCGGCGAAGCCGGTCAGCGGGCGGGCGATGACCCACATGCGCATGTTGTCCCAGAACGGCAGGTGGCTGGTGACGATGTCACGCATCACGCCTTTGGGGATCACGGCATAGGCTTCGGTGAACATGGCGCGGTCGGTCAGCAGTTGTTCCTGACCGGGATGGCCGCCATGCGGGGCGTAGTAGTAGGGCGTTTTGCTCATCGAGAAGGTGCCTCGGCGGGTGAATGGCGCAGGGTGCTGTCCCTGCGCGGAAATTTG
This region of Pseudomonas wenzhouensis genomic DNA includes:
- the rdgC gene encoding recombination-associated protein RdgC is translated as MWFRNLLVYRLTQDIPFDAEALETALASKPARPCASQELTTYGFTAPFGKGADAPLVHVSGDFLLIGARKEERILPGSVVRDALKEKVDEIENTQMRKVYKKERDQIKDEIVQAFLPRAFIRKSGTFAAIAPKQGLILVDSASAKKAEDLLSTLREAIGSLPVRPLSVKIAPTATLTDWLKNQSAAEGFFVLDECELRDTHEDGGVVRCKRQDLTSEEIQLHLSTGKQVTQLSLAWQDKLSFVLDDKLTIKRLRFEDVLQEQAEQDGGDDALAQQDASFILMMMTLVEFLPELFSALGDEEIPQGI
- a CDS encoding FKBP-type peptidyl-prolyl cis-trans isomerase — protein: MKQHRLAAAVALVGLVLAGCDSQTSEVELKSPAQKASYGIGLNMGRSLSEEGMDDLDSKAVAQGIEDALAKTEPRIKDEEMVEAFSFLQNRAEERMTALNKEAAEAGKKFLEENGKREGVVTTDSGLQYEVIKKADGPQPTESDVVTVHYEGKLTDGSVFDSSVARGSPIDLPVGGVIPGWVEGLQLMHVGEKYKLYIPSELAYGEQSPSPAIPANSVLVFDLELISIKDQAAEPSEQ
- a CDS encoding YkvA family protein, with product MKTPWKLFRYLPQAARFLREGRLPELLHALRDKRTPQGQRFAVFRDDLQLLRALSLAWFKGEYRQISRQALLTIVAALLYVIAPLDAIPDWLVGLGFIDDLAVLAWVMRTWHGELEAFRAWREAQSPERLALIEQLPVAQRVEAQRN
- a CDS encoding helix-turn-helix transcriptional regulator, with amino-acid sequence MTVQIIARDGEPEYAVLPWADYQALLRDAGREPVVAQASAAEPVAEQQRPGLDQLRRLREAKGLTAESLARSVGISPHYLAMIESGERQPDAAIMRSLAWQLGLEGWS
- a CDS encoding sel1 repeat family protein, with translation MSRWLWPLRARLGYWLARRLFHWPAALRQPRLWQWMQGQYGRMANLGDVPAQSFYGHILLFRGQGLGAREEGLRLLRLAANGGDGKAAYQLGVQALQADTRQAADAMHAVRWWEMALAAGHPLAARRLSQLYREGAPGLEADAQAAERYAGMADSGR
- a CDS encoding bifunctional diguanylate cyclase/phosphodiesterase, whose product is MTVTEQLSALGNILAHGDLSSLFQPIVSLSEQRILGYEALTRGPSNSPLHSPLTLFAVARHVGRLSELEMACRKSACRGFSDLGLEGKLFLNVSPESLLDPSHQPGRTLKLLQTFGIPPSQVVIELTEQSPTEDFALLDNALHHYRAMGFSIALDDLGAGYSSLRLWSELRPDYVKIDRHFIDGIHQDAVKREFVGSILKMAEASRAQVIAEGIELPEELAVLAEMGVDLVQGYLLSRPQEKPPRDARQLLPRIPGNQTTLNEDSHDLSPLLNEQIAVDQHTAIAEVLEVFRAQANLNSLAVLDNQHQPVGIVHRHSLSEALLKPFATDLFARKPISRLMSQDFLAVELTQSLQKVSRLLTSRARQRIEEDFIIIQHGRYLGLGRVIDVLKLITEQKLQQARHANPLTLLPGNVPIQQCLSRLLQQQREAAVCYVDIDSFKPFNDLYGYAKGDEVLLCLAQCLNERIDPARDFVGHIGGDDFMLVLGSNDWRDKLGRLFEDFQNQCRRFYRDEHLQAGCFIAHNRNGQRQEYALLSLSIGVVHVNAEDCAQLDASRLAEMASEAKRQAKAVPGYSLHILAGSAA